Proteins encoded together in one Glandiceps talaboti chromosome 11, keGlaTala1.1, whole genome shotgun sequence window:
- the LOC144442443 gene encoding sulfotransferase 1B1-like isoform X1, which yields MREFECLGKQNNDLRTFLQRRGYWTHDSGILFPPNVSRGNPVAVRNLDREFDNGDVVFVVSYPKSGSLLLKYITRNILYHDRPKILEYLDQIKGVKARLCCLEFSSPETGEPNHSDIAIKIRQKFPIVLSTYLRQNMAPPRIVESKHKTILLLRNPKDVCITQLKSLLPDKDLQKRTDVGKYIQQFLDGNVPFGSWFEHTLSWWKYRNNDNLLLLTYEEMFRNLRGTIEQISQFLEIPLSADYMDSIVSKLNHNEEATNGHEPQDDKLDEFWDIFDDISHIGEWKEYFTQTQSDKFDLEFRSRFVGTGLESIIPMP from the exons ATGAGGGAATTTGAATGTCTTGGCAAACAAAACAACGACTTGAGGACATTTCTTCAACGTCGCGGTTATTGGACACACGACTCCGGGATACTGTTCCCGCCAAATGTTAGTCGCGGAAATCCTGTCGCTGTTAGGAATTTAGATCGAGAGTTTGACAATGGAGATGTTGTGTTTGTAGTATCCTACCCAAAATCAG GTTCACTGTTGCTGAAATATATAACAAGAAATATCCTGTATCATGACCGCCCAAAGATCCTTGAATATCTTGATCAGATTAAAGGAGTAAAAGCGAGATTATGTTGTCTTGAATTCAGTTCACCGGAAACAG gtGAACCAAACCATTCTGATATTGCAATTAAAATCCGACAGAAGTTTCCAATTGTGTTATCAACTTATCTCCGTCAAAACATGGCACCACCCCGTATAGTGGAATCAAAGCACAAG ACAATTCTTTTGCTCAGAAATCCTAAAGATGTTTGTATAACACAGTTGAAGTCTTTGTTACCTGATAAAGATCTCCAAAAGAGGACAGATGTTGGAAAGTATATTCAACAGTTTCTTGATGGCAATG ttcCATTTGGGAGTTGGTTTGAGCACACCCTAAGTTGGtggaaatacagaaataatgacaatttattATTGCTGACGTATGAAGAAATGTTCAGA AATCTTCGTGGTACAATAGAGCAAATATCACAGTTTCTTGAAATACCATTATCAGCAGATTACATGGACAGTATTGTGAGTAAATTAAACCACAATGAAGAAGCTACCAATGGCCATGAACCACAGGATGATAAATTGGATGAGTTCTGGGACATATTTGATGACA TTAGTCATATAGGCGAATGGAAGGAGTATTTCACTCAAACACAGTCTGATAAGTTTGACTTGGAGTTCCGGTCAAGATTTGTTGGCACTGGACTGGAATCGATCATACCAATGCCATAG
- the LOC144442443 gene encoding 3-beta-hydroxysteroid sulfotransferase-like isoform X2, translating to MREFECLGKQNNDLRTFLQRRGYWTHDSGILFPPNVSRGNPVAVRNLDREFDNGDVVFVVSYPKSGSLLLKYITRNILYHDRPKILEYLDQIKGVKARLCCLEFSSPETGEPNHSDIAIKIRQKFPIVLSTYLRQNMAPPRIVESKHKTILLLRNPKDVCITQLKSLLPDKDLQKRTDVGKYIQQFLDGNVPFGSWFEHTLSWWKYRNNDNLLLLTYEEMFRNLRGTIEQISQFLEIPLSADYMDSIVSKLNHNEEATNGHEPQDDKLDEFWDIFDDSRSGEWKEYFTQTQSDKFDLEFRSRFVGTGLESIIPMP from the exons ATGAGGGAATTTGAATGTCTTGGCAAACAAAACAACGACTTGAGGACATTTCTTCAACGTCGCGGTTATTGGACACACGACTCCGGGATACTGTTCCCGCCAAATGTTAGTCGCGGAAATCCTGTCGCTGTTAGGAATTTAGATCGAGAGTTTGACAATGGAGATGTTGTGTTTGTAGTATCCTACCCAAAATCAG GTTCACTGTTGCTGAAATATATAACAAGAAATATCCTGTATCATGACCGCCCAAAGATCCTTGAATATCTTGATCAGATTAAAGGAGTAAAAGCGAGATTATGTTGTCTTGAATTCAGTTCACCGGAAACAG gtGAACCAAACCATTCTGATATTGCAATTAAAATCCGACAGAAGTTTCCAATTGTGTTATCAACTTATCTCCGTCAAAACATGGCACCACCCCGTATAGTGGAATCAAAGCACAAG ACAATTCTTTTGCTCAGAAATCCTAAAGATGTTTGTATAACACAGTTGAAGTCTTTGTTACCTGATAAAGATCTCCAAAAGAGGACAGATGTTGGAAAGTATATTCAACAGTTTCTTGATGGCAATG ttcCATTTGGGAGTTGGTTTGAGCACACCCTAAGTTGGtggaaatacagaaataatgacaatttattATTGCTGACGTATGAAGAAATGTTCAGA AATCTTCGTGGTACAATAGAGCAAATATCACAGTTTCTTGAAATACCATTATCAGCAGATTACATGGACAGTATTGTGAGTAAATTAAACCACAATGAAGAAGCTACCAATGGCCATGAACCACAGGATGATAAATTGGATGAGTTCTGGGACATATTTGATGACAGTAGGTCTG GCGAATGGAAGGAGTATTTCACTCAAACACAGTCTGATAAGTTTGACTTGGAGTTCCGGTCAAGATTTGTTGGCACTGGACTGGAATCGATCATACCAATGCCATAG
- the LOC144442595 gene encoding uncharacterized protein LOC144442595, whose product MDGEKSKEDSQGALNDEPLPLTPDEKFMDGEKSREDSRGALDDESMSELPIVVHTTDFEEWEQDKKKYLPEEPIVTCCAPIEEKKVAGVHCLPPKKPTQFK is encoded by the exons ATGGACGGGGAGAAAAGCAAAGAAGACAGCCAAGGGGCTTTGAATGATGAACCGCTTCCTTTGACTCCTGATGAGAAATTCATGGACGGGGAGAAAAGCAGAGAGGACAGCCGAGGGGCTTTGGATGATGAATCCATGTCA GAGCTTCCAATTGTCGTTCATACCACGGATTTTGAAGAATGGGAacaggataaaaaaaaatatcttccAGAGGAG CCAATAGTGACCTGCTGCGCACCGATTGAGGAGAAAAAGGTGGCTGGTGTTCATTGTCTCCCTCCAAAAAAACCCACCCAATTCAAATAG